The genome window TTTCGGTATATTCCTCATCATATGCCTCCGGATCCATATTTTTAACTCGCTTTTCTTCTGCTATCTCTTCCGATGTCAAATCCGAAACTTTCTTCCAGACAAACTCGTTTTCTTCAAAATCAAATTTCCCCTTCCATTTAGTTGCTTTATAAATGGAAATAGGATAAATATATGCCGCTCGATCCGTAACTCGCAATATTTCGGGCAATTCTTTTTCTAAAAATGTTTTTAAATCTAGAGAGTGTTTTGGCACCGAGTCAGAAACAATAGCCACGCTTAATGCCCTATCTTTTAGGGGAAGTTTGGCAAGATCAGCCACTATATACTTTGATTTCGCTTTTTCAATCACCGCTTGTATAGTTTCCGTATAATCTATAAATGGATTCTCAAATCCCATATTTCTTTCAAGTTCATTGGGCAATTTTTTTGCAGGATATTTATAAATATCATTCAATGGACCTAATTGAAATTTTCTCTTAATAACCCCGCTGTACCGGGTTTGATTGGCTTCGTGCATCAAATCAATCGGAACCACATCGATGCCTCTTAACTCACCTTCCGCAGGAATTGTGGAAAAACTGGCACCCAAATCGCCAATCGGTTTTCCGGTTTTTTTATAAATCTCAGAAAGATTTTGCCAGCTCAAATTTAGATGCGGAAAAAGCTCGAAACTGCTGTCATTGCCAAGCCATCTAAATTCTTCTTTGTTTTCTCTCTTTTCTACATATTCCGGTAACTTTTCATAAAATTTAGGCATAAATTTATTTTAACAATTCATCCGCCGAAACTCCAAGAGCCTTAGCTAATTTCTGAATTGTTGCAAGCGTTGGGTTTCTTTTTCCATTTTCAATCCCGCTGATATAAGCTCGGTGAACTTCTAATTTGCGAGAGATTGCGCCCTGCGACAATTTTTTAGCGGTTCTAATCCGCTTTAGATTTTGACCAAGTTTTGTTGATATTTCGACCATAAGATTATTTACATTGTATCTCTTGTTGCATTATTAGGCAATGTTGTATTATAATGATACATATGAATAAGGGGAGCAAATTTGTTGTGTGCGCACGGGTGGGTGGGGCAAACACAACCCCTTTTTTCTTGGCGGCGCATTTCGCAAAGCGAAATACGAAATTCGGCGGCGGCGGAAAAATCGGAGTCGGAAAGCGAGGGCGGGCAAAAATTCCTTCCCCCCCCCAACCCCCTTCCTTTTTGCCCGCCCGAGCGTTCAGTTTCTGCCGCGCGAAGCGCGGCAATCAGTCAGGATTTTGTTCAAAAAAGGTTCGCGCTTCGTTCAGCAATTGCGACCAAC of Candidatus Paceibacterota bacterium contains these proteins:
- a CDS encoding helix-turn-helix transcriptional regulator is translated as MVEISTKLGQNLKRIRTAKKLSQGAISRKLEVHRAYISGIENGKRNPTLATIQKLAKALGVSADELLK